In a single window of the Neorhodopirellula lusitana genome:
- a CDS encoding non-ribosomal peptide synthetase → MITSERNAAAEVAVAKLLAESSGFELSELDQQASFPELGFDSLFLVQFSQKIKSQLKVKITFRQLIEEIPNIQSLISYVSQNLPEDLVAANIAAPQPSESPAPPAPVPQSSAPATSAAATPPPASAVQTPAQTAAQAPPPVPAPQAAPQPAVTSATPAQVFPVMANPRPIPTGSNPTDKAGLAQIISQQNQLMSLQLQLLSGIPQAVPTQNTLPAIAPPAAAPKEPAVMGEAAVADTSPAPAIAAAPKDVAPEQSTPVVPTQSPSPLPEAKKTFERFGPYKPVRHAADGGLTDRQQEHLDALIARFTKRTANSRRHAQEHRSHFADPRGVAGYRRIWKSMVYQIAVEKSKGSKLWDIDGNEYIDIAMGFGLNLFGQSPDFINDAIAAQLKNGVEVGPQSPLAGDVAALLCDFSRKERVTFCNTGSEAVMAAMRLARTVTGKSKIVFFNKDYHGNFDQVLIRSNRIANRRMSQPAAPGVLQAFADQTIVLDYGTDEALQTIRDQADEIAAILVEPVQSADPFTQPTEFLKEIRRITQENQIAMVMDEVITGFRAAPGGAQEWFDVWGDMATYGKVLGGGLPIGALAGSAEYMDALDGGDWKYEDDSEPEADMTFFAGTFVRHPLAMAAAHQVLMKVKESGPGLQRELTDKTTYLVNSLNQFFEDEVFPFRLAQYTSLFRFMFPPTVEYADLLYFHLLDRGIFTRGWGDNCFLSTAHTNEDVQRIIEAVKDSCNEMRRGGFLPDRTEVEDRPASLAATTDGEKKKSFRFELTEAQLEIWITSQMGDEASCSYNEPFTVRFGGQLDSAKLCDAIQTVVARHGSLHIRFADDGKYQEPRFPEPINIEHQDVTGLPADKQEAVLAGLAKHFGSKPFDLSNDPLLRLKLVKLSDDQHVLFFSAHHIVSDGWSTGLVLNEVCEVYTALVENRVAVLPEPGDFADYVAMEAEDDQESQEAVAYWMNQFRELPDPLDLPSDRPRASVKDFAGSTLIHKFDTETYEAIKKTAANHNVTLFTMTLSVLNVLLARLSGQNDIVITIPTAGQVFADNQCLVGHCVNLLPIRSQLEMTSSFDSLLKKTQTLVLDAYDHQQCTLGRIVRELKLPRDASRMPLVEVNFNLDRDGAGLEFPGLTVDVAQTIKTASTFDLFFNLNETDDGLELYLDYSTSLFDEETIRRWVGHYATLLQQISQSPTESIRDLPLLTDAEEQQILVDWNATQTEYPSAEPVYQLFEKQAKATPNAVAVIAGKTSLSYQEINERANQLARHLQNLGVSREQLIGIHLQRSHQMIVSVLGILKAGATYVPLDPSFPIDRLAMMANDAELSVVVTEQSLKCEFAPSATRIDIDRDWTSIQARDRTNLDLDIDTRQLAYVLYTSGSTGKPKGVQIPHQALTNFLCSMQRGPGLERSDTLLNVTTLSFDISALEIYLPLITGARLVVASAEEIVDGARLINRIEKTGVTVMQATPATWRLLIESGWKGKPNLKILCGGEALPPDLANQLIQRGKSVWNMYGPTETTIWSTIKQVESNDQITIGRPIANTEIYILDDRNRPVPQGVVGRLFIGGDGLARGYHLRPDLTAEKFVSHPFRPTVNERIYDTGDQARYLADGEIEFLGRRDHQVKLRGFRIELGEIEQAISQHPDIDQAIVVLRDHATDGTATDQAIVAYMISKTDAPKNADLRDFLRKTLPEYMVPSTFVSLKEFPLTPNRKIDRKALPAPIMDREIVVGSSSAPQDSVELQIANVWKRTLSLQNLGRDDNFFDVGGHSLLAARMIVDLEKLYGHKVPLATLLQAPTVRTFANIIKDRNWQPTWQCLVPIQERGSKPPLFCVHAAGGNVLLYRDLARHLGDDQPVYGLQAKGLDGKQPVLTTVEEMAAEYVAEIRKIQPTGPYNLAGYCLGGTIAYEVAQQLMAANQRVAVLALFDTHSHWFQSSLFARLYGGSQQIAFHAANVWASGPKGVGAFLKEKFFELNRRFGRRFVVANSKLQHAIGRRKDAPLVMLEQVNDQASEEYVPHQYLGKLTVFKPCKAYLGYEDPTLGWGNGLVDDLEIIKLPVFPAGMLIEPFVQELSMHLQRCLDDANGQTKPAMPEPDMVQTRPTEMAV, encoded by the coding sequence ATGATTACATCTGAACGGAATGCGGCTGCGGAAGTGGCTGTGGCGAAACTACTGGCTGAGTCGTCCGGCTTCGAGCTAAGTGAACTTGATCAACAAGCATCGTTTCCAGAGCTAGGATTCGATTCATTGTTTCTGGTCCAGTTCAGCCAGAAGATCAAGAGCCAACTGAAGGTCAAGATAACCTTCCGGCAATTGATCGAAGAGATTCCCAACATCCAATCATTGATCAGCTACGTCTCCCAAAACCTCCCCGAGGATTTGGTAGCCGCCAACATCGCTGCGCCACAACCCAGCGAGAGCCCGGCACCTCCAGCTCCGGTGCCGCAATCATCAGCACCTGCGACCTCCGCCGCCGCTACACCACCTCCCGCAAGTGCAGTACAAACGCCTGCACAAACTGCGGCCCAAGCTCCACCACCAGTTCCAGCCCCGCAAGCTGCACCGCAGCCTGCCGTGACATCCGCCACGCCGGCGCAGGTGTTCCCTGTCATGGCGAATCCTCGGCCCATTCCCACTGGCTCCAACCCGACAGACAAAGCCGGATTAGCCCAGATTATTTCGCAGCAGAACCAGCTCATGAGCTTGCAGCTGCAACTACTAAGCGGCATTCCTCAAGCCGTTCCGACCCAGAACACCCTGCCAGCGATCGCTCCACCCGCAGCAGCCCCCAAAGAGCCAGCGGTAATGGGGGAAGCAGCCGTGGCTGACACCAGCCCTGCGCCCGCGATTGCGGCCGCCCCCAAGGACGTCGCTCCCGAGCAATCCACACCGGTCGTTCCGACTCAATCCCCTAGCCCTTTGCCTGAGGCCAAGAAGACCTTTGAACGCTTCGGTCCGTACAAACCCGTCCGGCACGCGGCGGATGGCGGACTCACCGACCGGCAACAAGAACACCTGGACGCTTTAATTGCGAGGTTCACGAAAAGAACCGCGAACTCGCGCCGGCATGCACAAGAACATCGCTCGCATTTCGCCGACCCGCGAGGAGTAGCTGGCTATCGACGGATTTGGAAATCGATGGTCTACCAAATCGCTGTGGAGAAATCCAAAGGCAGCAAGCTTTGGGACATTGATGGGAACGAGTATATCGACATCGCGATGGGTTTCGGCCTGAACCTTTTCGGACAGTCACCCGATTTCATCAATGATGCGATTGCGGCCCAACTCAAGAACGGCGTCGAAGTCGGCCCTCAATCGCCGCTGGCCGGCGACGTTGCCGCTCTGCTTTGCGACTTTTCTCGCAAGGAACGCGTGACATTCTGCAACACCGGTTCGGAAGCGGTCATGGCGGCGATGCGGCTTGCCCGCACGGTCACCGGCAAGTCCAAGATTGTCTTCTTCAACAAAGACTATCACGGCAACTTCGATCAAGTGCTGATCCGTTCGAACCGCATTGCCAATCGCCGAATGTCGCAACCCGCGGCGCCGGGTGTCCTGCAGGCCTTCGCCGATCAGACAATCGTGCTGGACTACGGAACTGACGAAGCACTTCAAACGATCCGTGATCAAGCTGATGAAATCGCTGCGATCTTGGTGGAACCCGTGCAAAGCGCCGATCCGTTTACGCAACCCACTGAATTCCTGAAAGAGATCCGTCGCATCACACAAGAGAACCAAATTGCGATGGTCATGGATGAAGTCATCACCGGATTCCGCGCGGCACCCGGCGGTGCCCAAGAATGGTTCGATGTATGGGGCGACATGGCAACCTACGGGAAGGTGCTAGGCGGCGGACTTCCAATTGGTGCCCTGGCTGGGTCGGCGGAATACATGGACGCGTTGGATGGCGGCGACTGGAAGTACGAAGACGATTCCGAACCTGAAGCCGACATGACGTTCTTTGCTGGCACCTTCGTCCGACACCCGCTCGCAATGGCGGCCGCACACCAAGTGTTGATGAAGGTCAAAGAATCCGGTCCCGGGTTGCAACGCGAACTGACCGACAAAACAACCTACCTAGTCAATTCCCTAAACCAGTTCTTCGAAGACGAGGTCTTTCCGTTTCGCCTGGCCCAGTACACGTCACTGTTCCGATTCATGTTCCCGCCAACAGTGGAATACGCGGACCTTTTGTACTTCCACCTACTCGATCGTGGCATCTTTACCCGTGGCTGGGGCGACAATTGCTTCTTATCGACCGCTCACACCAACGAAGACGTTCAGCGAATCATCGAAGCGGTGAAGGACAGCTGCAACGAAATGCGACGTGGTGGATTCCTGCCTGATCGAACAGAAGTCGAGGATCGACCAGCATCACTGGCCGCAACGACAGACGGCGAAAAAAAAAAGTCCTTCCGATTTGAACTGACCGAAGCCCAACTGGAAATCTGGATCACGTCGCAAATGGGCGACGAAGCATCCTGTTCATACAACGAACCCTTCACGGTTCGTTTCGGTGGGCAACTTGATTCAGCCAAATTGTGCGATGCCATTCAAACCGTTGTCGCCCGGCACGGTTCGCTACACATTCGTTTCGCTGACGATGGCAAGTACCAAGAGCCACGGTTCCCTGAACCCATCAACATCGAACATCAAGACGTCACCGGCCTTCCAGCCGATAAGCAAGAAGCCGTACTCGCAGGACTAGCCAAACACTTTGGATCCAAACCGTTCGACTTATCGAACGATCCATTGCTTCGATTAAAACTAGTCAAGCTGTCGGATGACCAGCACGTCTTGTTCTTTTCAGCACACCACATCGTGAGTGACGGGTGGTCAACGGGTCTGGTGCTAAACGAAGTCTGCGAGGTTTACACCGCCCTCGTCGAAAATCGCGTCGCTGTGCTACCGGAACCGGGCGACTTTGCTGACTATGTCGCAATGGAAGCGGAAGACGACCAAGAATCCCAAGAGGCGGTTGCTTATTGGATGAACCAGTTCCGCGAACTGCCCGATCCGCTCGACTTGCCTTCCGATAGACCAAGAGCGTCAGTCAAGGACTTCGCCGGAAGCACACTGATTCATAAGTTTGACACCGAAACTTATGAAGCGATCAAGAAGACGGCGGCGAACCACAACGTGACCCTATTCACGATGACGCTCTCGGTGCTCAACGTGCTTCTTGCTAGGCTCTCGGGCCAGAACGATATCGTGATCACGATCCCGACCGCTGGGCAGGTGTTCGCTGACAACCAGTGCTTGGTCGGACACTGTGTGAACCTTTTGCCGATCCGCTCGCAACTGGAGATGACATCCTCGTTTGATTCGTTGCTGAAGAAAACACAAACTCTAGTTCTAGATGCATACGATCACCAGCAATGCACCTTAGGCAGAATTGTTCGCGAACTCAAACTTCCCCGCGACGCAAGTCGAATGCCTTTGGTGGAGGTCAACTTCAATCTAGACCGCGATGGTGCCGGACTTGAATTCCCCGGGCTGACCGTGGACGTTGCCCAAACAATCAAGACCGCTTCCACTTTCGATTTGTTCTTTAACTTGAACGAAACCGACGACGGACTGGAACTGTATCTCGACTACAGCACATCTCTGTTTGACGAAGAAACGATCCGCCGCTGGGTGGGGCACTACGCAACCTTGTTGCAACAAATCTCACAATCCCCAACGGAATCCATTCGCGACTTACCGTTGCTGACGGACGCCGAAGAACAGCAAATCCTGGTGGACTGGAATGCAACCCAAACGGAATATCCGAGTGCAGAGCCGGTTTATCAGTTGTTTGAAAAACAGGCAAAAGCGACACCGAATGCCGTCGCGGTGATTGCCGGCAAGACAAGTCTTTCCTACCAAGAGATCAATGAGCGAGCGAACCAGTTGGCTCGACATTTACAGAACCTAGGTGTGTCCCGCGAGCAATTGATTGGAATCCATTTGCAGCGATCTCACCAAATGATCGTTAGCGTGCTGGGGATTCTAAAGGCCGGTGCTACCTACGTTCCGCTTGATCCGTCCTTTCCAATCGATCGACTGGCAATGATGGCGAATGATGCCGAACTCTCCGTGGTTGTGACTGAACAGTCGCTGAAGTGCGAGTTTGCGCCCAGTGCGACCCGGATCGACATCGATCGGGATTGGACGAGCATCCAGGCGCGCGACCGAACCAACCTCGATCTGGACATCGACACCAGACAACTTGCCTATGTTCTTTACACATCGGGATCGACAGGAAAACCGAAGGGTGTCCAGATTCCTCATCAAGCTCTCACGAACTTCTTGTGTTCGATGCAACGAGGTCCCGGGCTGGAACGCAGCGACACGCTGTTGAATGTAACGACGTTGTCTTTTGATATTTCAGCATTAGAGATTTACCTGCCTTTGATCACCGGAGCACGCTTGGTTGTGGCGTCCGCGGAAGAGATCGTGGACGGAGCACGGTTGATTAACCGAATCGAGAAGACCGGCGTTACCGTCATGCAAGCAACTCCAGCGACTTGGAGGCTGCTGATTGAATCTGGTTGGAAAGGCAAGCCGAACCTGAAGATCTTGTGTGGTGGCGAGGCTCTTCCACCCGATCTCGCCAATCAACTCATCCAGCGAGGAAAATCGGTTTGGAACATGTACGGCCCCACCGAAACGACGATTTGGTCAACGATCAAGCAAGTTGAATCGAACGACCAAATTACAATCGGCCGTCCAATCGCCAATACGGAAATCTACATCCTGGACGATCGCAATCGCCCCGTTCCACAAGGAGTAGTCGGCCGACTGTTTATCGGCGGCGATGGCCTGGCACGAGGCTATCACTTGCGTCCCGATCTCACAGCGGAAAAGTTTGTTTCTCATCCTTTTCGGCCAACCGTCAACGAACGGATCTACGACACCGGCGATCAAGCTCGCTATCTCGCCGACGGTGAGATCGAATTCTTGGGAAGACGCGACCACCAAGTCAAGTTACGAGGATTTCGGATCGAACTCGGTGAAATCGAGCAAGCGATTTCTCAACATCCCGATATCGACCAAGCCATTGTCGTACTGCGAGATCACGCCACCGATGGCACCGCGACCGACCAAGCCATCGTTGCCTACATGATCTCGAAGACGGACGCACCCAAGAACGCAGACCTTCGGGATTTCCTTCGAAAGACTCTTCCCGAGTACATGGTTCCATCGACATTTGTGTCGCTGAAGGAATTTCCGCTAACGCCCAACCGCAAGATCGATCGCAAGGCACTTCCGGCTCCGATCATGGACCGAGAGATTGTCGTGGGGAGTTCCTCCGCACCTCAAGACAGCGTCGAACTGCAAATTGCCAATGTCTGGAAAAGAACCCTGAGTCTCCAAAACCTCGGTCGAGATGACAACTTTTTCGACGTCGGCGGGCATTCACTATTGGCCGCCCGCATGATCGTTGATCTGGAAAAGCTGTACGGACATAAAGTGCCTCTTGCAACCTTGTTACAAGCTCCGACGGTTCGAACATTCGCAAACATCATCAAAGACCGTAATTGGCAACCGACTTGGCAATGTCTCGTTCCAATCCAAGAGCGAGGCTCCAAGCCCCCACTATTTTGCGTCCATGCCGCGGGTGGCAATGTCCTACTTTACCGTGACTTGGCCCGACATTTGGGAGACGATCAACCGGTCTATGGCCTGCAAGCCAAAGGACTCGATGGCAAGCAGCCCGTACTCACGACCGTCGAAGAAATGGCAGCCGAGTATGTCGCCGAAATTCGCAAGATCCAACCTACCGGACCATACAACCTTGCTGGCTACTGCTTGGGCGGAACAATCGCATACGAAGTGGCCCAACAATTGATGGCCGCGAACCAACGCGTGGCGGTCTTGGCACTGTTCGATACCCACAGTCACTGGTTTCAGTCATCACTGTTTGCTCGACTCTACGGCGGAAGTCAGCAAATCGCTTTCCATGCCGCCAATGTATGGGCTTCCGGTCCCAAGGGAGTTGGTGCGTTCTTGAAAGAGAAGTTCTTTGAACTGAATCGACGTTTCGGTCGTCGCTTCGTCGTCGCCAACTCCAAGCTACAACACGCGATCGGACGCCGAAAAGATGCACCGTTGGTGATGCTGGAACAAGTCAACGACCAAGCATCCGAGGAATACGTCCCACATCAATATTTAGGCAAGCTAACTGTCTTCAAGCCATGCAAAGCATACCTCGGTTACGAGGACCCCACTCTGGGATGGGGAAACGGTTTAGTCGATGATCTTGAAATCATCAAGCTGCCGGTCTTCCCTGCTGGCATGCTGATCGAGCCGTTCGTACAGGAGCTGTCAATGCACTTACAGCGATGCCTGGACGATGCGAACGGGCAAACCAAGCCCGCGATGCCGGAACCCGACATGGTGCAGACGCGGCCAACCGAGATGGCTGTTTGA
- a CDS encoding glycosyltransferase family 4 protein, whose protein sequence is MNHAGKPKRILMLLENNSFPEDRRVLLEVETLLDAGFDVTVISPTGASRKWAETVGGAHVYRYPATWELDGLWGYVWEYTYSLTMLLLISVFVFFRRGFDAVHVHTPPDMTAVIAIGYQLLGKKFVFDHHDLSPELYLARRGDNKPNAIYRVLCFFERLACQRADRLIATNETQRGIQTGRCGADPDRCFVVRNGPDESFLNEVSPQPELRREGRLVLGYVGAIGIQDGVDCMVHAIHELKNNRGRDDFIAVIVGGGPALQSLKTLADELGVKDLIQFTGMIPFQNVPSYVASFDICFTPDPSNAYNDSCTTIKMMEYMALRKPTVCFRTRENELTAGDAALYADDNDIAAFADRVIELMDDETLRESMGEIARQRIDDGLTWRHQAARLVTLYRELL, encoded by the coding sequence ATGAACCACGCCGGTAAGCCCAAACGCATCTTGATGCTTCTTGAAAACAATAGTTTTCCGGAAGACAGACGCGTTCTGCTAGAGGTGGAAACACTTCTCGATGCCGGCTTTGACGTCACCGTCATTTCTCCGACGGGCGCTTCTCGAAAGTGGGCGGAAACGGTTGGCGGCGCTCATGTGTATCGCTATCCCGCGACTTGGGAGCTTGATGGCCTGTGGGGGTACGTCTGGGAATACACCTACAGCCTGACGATGTTACTGTTGATTTCAGTATTCGTCTTTTTCCGCCGGGGGTTTGATGCGGTCCACGTGCATACTCCGCCGGACATGACGGCCGTGATTGCGATCGGCTACCAATTGTTGGGTAAGAAGTTTGTTTTCGACCACCACGACTTGTCGCCCGAGCTTTACCTGGCTCGGCGTGGTGACAACAAGCCGAACGCCATCTACCGTGTTCTGTGTTTCTTTGAGCGTTTAGCTTGCCAGCGTGCTGATCGCTTGATCGCTACTAACGAAACCCAGCGAGGCATTCAAACAGGCCGCTGTGGCGCGGATCCAGATCGTTGCTTTGTCGTTCGCAACGGCCCCGATGAATCTTTCTTGAACGAAGTCAGCCCGCAACCGGAGCTCCGTCGAGAGGGGCGATTGGTGTTGGGTTACGTTGGTGCAATCGGTATCCAAGACGGCGTTGATTGCATGGTTCACGCGATTCACGAGCTGAAAAACAATCGGGGGCGTGATGATTTTATCGCTGTAATCGTGGGCGGTGGACCGGCCTTGCAAAGCTTGAAGACGCTGGCGGATGAACTGGGGGTGAAGGACTTGATTCAGTTCACAGGAATGATTCCTTTCCAGAACGTTCCGTCTTACGTCGCCTCGTTTGATATCTGTTTCACGCCCGATCCGAGCAACGCCTACAACGACAGTTGCACGACGATCAAAATGATGGAGTACATGGCTTTGCGTAAACCCACGGTTTGTTTTCGCACACGTGAAAACGAACTCACCGCGGGCGACGCTGCTCTGTACGCTGACGACAACGACATTGCCGCTTTCGCGGATCGGGTTATCGAGTTGATGGACGATGAGACGCTTCGAGAATCAATGGGTGAGATCGCTCGCCAGCGGATTGATGACGGGCTGACTTGGCGACATCAAGCGGCCCGCTTGGTGACCCTGTACCGCGAACTTCTGTAG